A portion of the Cervus elaphus chromosome X, mCerEla1.1, whole genome shotgun sequence genome contains these proteins:
- the LOC122689080 gene encoding casein kinase I-like → MASSSGPKADFIVGGRYKLVREIGCGSFGDVYLAIDLTNHEEVAVKLESQSARQPRLINEKELYNVLQGGVGIPQIRWYGQETDYKVLVMDLLGPSLEDLFNFCSRRFTMKTVLMLAEQMISRLEYVHTQNLIHRDIKPDNFLMGTGQQWKKLFLIDFGLAKKYRDSRTGQHISYRKGKSLTGTPPYASIRAHLGIEQSRRDDMESLGYVLMYFNRASLPWQGLKAATMKQRCEKISEMKMATPVDVLCNGFPVEFAMYFKHCRGLSFEEAPDYTYLRQLFRILFRTLNYQHDYAFDWIVLQQKAAQQAASSSGQGQPAQTPTGNQTDKIKSEVKGS, encoded by the coding sequence ATGGCGAGCAGCAGCGGACCCAAGGCCGATTTCATTGTCGGAGGGAGATACAAACTGGTACGGGAGATCGGGTGTGGCTCCTTCGGGGACGTTTATTTGGCGATAGACCTCACCAACCACGAGGAAGTGGCAGTGAAACTAGAATCACAGAGTGCGAGGCAGCCCCGGTTGATAAACGAGAAGGAGCTCTATAATGTTCTTCAAGGTGGGGTTGGCATCCCCCAGATACGGTGGTATGGTCAGGAAACGGACTATAAGGTGCTAGTCATGGATCTTCTGGGACCCAGCCTTGAAGACCTCTTCAATTTCTGTTCAAGGAGGTTCACGATGAAAACTGTACTTATGTTAGCTGAACAGATGATCAGTAGACTCGaatatgtgcacacacagaatCTGATACACAGAGACATTAAACCGGATAACTTCCTAATGGGTACTGGGCAGCAGTGGAAGAAGTTATTCCTTATTGATTTTGGTTTGGCTAAGAAGTACAGAGACAGCAGGACAGGGCAACACATATCGTACAGAAAGGGTAAAAGTCTCACTGGCACGCCTCCCTATGCTAGCATCCGTGCACATCTTGGTATTGAACAGAGTCGCCGAGATGACATGGAATCATTAGGATATGTTTTGATGTATTTTAATAGAGCCAGCCTGCCATGGCAAGGACTAAAGGCTGCAACGATGAAGCAAAGATGTGAAAAGATTAGCGAAATGAAGATGGCCACACCTGTTGATGTTTTATGTAACGGATTTCCTGTAGAATTTGCCATGTACTTTAAGCATTGTCGTGGGCTGTCCTTTGAGGAAGCCCCGGATTACACATACCTGAGGCAGCTATTCCGCATTCTTTTCAGGACCCTGAATTACCAACATGACTATGCATTTGATTGGATAGTGCTACAGCAGAAAGCAGCACAGCAGGCTGCCTCTTCAAGTGGGCAGGGTCAGCCGGCCCAAACACCTACAGGCAATCAGACTGACAAAATCAAGAGTGAAGTGAAAGGTTCATAA